The DNA sequence aaaatagtaaaaaataaaatacaatttaaaaaaaaccttgaatgaataggtgtgtccaaacctttgactggtactgtatatatatatatacagtgcattcggaaagtattcagacccctttactttttccacattttgttaggttacagacttattctaaaattgattaactggtacagtactttgttgaagcacctttggcagtaattacagcctcgagtcttcttgggtatgaccctacaagcttggcacacctgtatttggggagtttctcccattcttctctacagatcctctcaggctctcaggttggatggggagcattgctgcacagctattttcaggtctctccagagatgttcaatcaggtttaactccgggctctggcttggccactcaaggacattcagagacttgtcccgaagccactcttgcgttgtcttggctgtgtgcttagggttgttgtcctgttgtaggtgaaccttcgctccagtctgaggtcctgagccctctggagcaggttttcatcaaggatctctctgtccattacgcctgccactgaaaaacatccccacagcatgattatTCAACCCCCATGctccactgtagggatggtgccaggttcctcCACAGCATGATTCTTCAACCCCCATGctccactgtagggatggtgccaggtttctccACAGCATGATTCTTCAACCACCATGctccactgtagggatggtgccaggttcctcCACAGCATGATTCTTCAACCACCATGctccactgtagggatggtgccaggtttctccACAGCATGATTCTTCAACCACCATGCTCCActctagggatggtgccaggttcctcCACAGCATGATTCTTCAACCACCATGctccactgtagggatggtgccaggttcctcCACAGTATGATTCTTCAACCACCATGctccactgtagggatggtgccaggttcctcCACAGCATGATTCTTCAACCACCATGctccactgtagggatggtgccaggttcctcCAGACgttacgcttggcattcaggccaaatagttcaatcttgatttcatcagaccagagaatgttgtttctcatagtctgagagtctttatttgccttttggcaaactccaagcaggctgtcatgtgccttttactaggAGTGGCTTACGCCTGGCCACTCTTTCATAAAGGCCTAATTAGTTCagtcctgcagagatggttgtccttctgaaaggttatcccatctccacagaggaactctagagccctgtcagagtgaccatcgggttcttggtcacatccctgaccaacgCCCTTAACCCCTGATTACTCAGTTtgcccgggcggccagctctaggaagagtcttggtggttccaaatttcttccatttaagaatgatggaggccactgtattcttggggaccttcaacgctgcagacatttcttggtacccttcaccagatctgtgcctcgacacaatcctgtttcggagctctacggacaattccttcgacctcatggcttggtttttgctctgacatgcactgtcaactctgggaccttatatagacaggtgtgcctttccaaatcatgtaaaatcaattgaatttatcacaggtggactacaatcaagttgtagaaacatcacaatgatgatcaatggaaacaggatgcacctgagctcaatttcgagtctcatagcaaaggggtctgaattcttatgtaaaataaggtatttctgtttaaagctgttttctctttgtcattatgagtgattgtgtgtagcttgctgtggatttttttttgtatttaatacattttagaataaggcagtaatgtaaaaaatgtgtggaaaaagtcaaggggtctggaaACTTTACTTGGTTTGAACAAGGAATTCAACTACTCTTGGGGGACAATGTGATGTCTTTAATTGGCCCAGGTGCTTACTTATGTTACTGGCATCAGTAGTAGGTTAACTCGTGCAACAGGAGGCATCACTCTCCCTGAATCCACACCATCAGCAGAATGACTAAGCAAAATATCCACAGGGTCAAAAATAAATGACCTCATGGGGACTAGGCAAAGCACAcagtgagaccacacacacagttatacacacatacaactacatctacacacacacacgtgggagAGCCAACCAGAGATGGTCCTGTCTTGAGATGTGCATACTGTACATAGCCAGCTTTGTTCTGTTCTGCTCAGTAGCGCATGGATTTGCTCTCTCCCTAACATGGTGGCCCGGTGGGCTCAAGTTGTGCTCTGCTCCCCTCGCTGCACTGAACCTGCCACCCAGAGGCCAGAACTTCTTACATGTGATACCACTGAACTCCTGTGATGGGAGATTTCTCTCACATTGCCGGACAGCAGCTCGGCAGAAAAACACATAACAGTTCCCTATGGAGTTAGCCTGTTGTCCCATTAGCACAGGGCGGCAGTCTGCTGGGGAGTACATTGCTGTAGTAAATGGATGAGGTGAGGCGTGCCGAGGGCAGGAGATAATGGACACGGTGGGTCAGAGGGGGGAGTTTGGTCCTCTGGGGTGCAACTCTCTGGCCCTCCTTGGCATGCTTCTGCGCTTTCCCCTGAATCACTGTAGTCATTCCAGCCTCATGCAGGCCTATGAACAGACTATTCTTTCTGTCAAATGTTAGTTATTGAGAGTATATAAACAAAGCGATAAAATGGGGCCCTGCTCTGCACAGAAGTGGTACGTATGTAACGGAGTGGGAAGGCAGTGTCCTGCactgtgatggtgtgtgtatataggaGTGAGGGTGTATACAGGGTGTGTTTAGTGCACCTGTCTCTCTAGTTTGATGTGGATGTCTTAGTGTGACCATATGGTAAAGAAGGCCTGCCTGCTCTTCCTCACACTAATGGAAGACTTTCCAACAAACAAATCCTGAACTTAAGGTTCTCTCTTAACTGACCATGTTGTCTGGCAGGATTTGTCATGCAAAAGGTTTGCAGGGGATTTTAATAGACATTGCGATTGTGACATTAAATAGTTGTGAAATAGTAGTTGGATCTGTAAGAGAGTTTTGTAATACATTTCCATTAACAAATACACCTACTATATTACACatgctctctgtccctccctccctccctccttcccactctttctctaacacacacacatacacaagcgcAGGGCCTTGCCACCTCAGCTCTTGTAAGGATTGAACTGCAGCTGTGGAGGTTGAGAGGAGAGAATGGTTTAACTGTGACGTGTCCACCCCCTCCAGGAGCAAACAGAGGGTCAGAGGCATTACACACTTTTTTTCCCTTTTCTTTGTGACACACACACTTGGTTACTCACTCGCAAACACTctcgtagacacacacacaacgctctTTCAAACCTGCACACACTGTCATTGTAAAACATGGTGAACTCACAGACAAGTCTTCTTTCCTGTGTGAAATCTTCTTCTTCTTGCTATCTTCAGGTCCCTAGTTTGTGTCCCTGTTGCTCTGTGCTCAATGTGCTGTTCTAGTCTGCTGGTGGTGGTAGTCCCTGGTGTGTTGTGAGCATGAAGAGCTGAAGTGGTCCTTCTGTCTGTCCTGCTCCTGCCTCTATGGCcctgagagagtgagtggggagATCGACAGCTGGAGCAGCTGAATGCatgcaggggagggagagagaaaaagggagagggagagaggagagaaggacagCCCATTTCTACCCCCACTCTGGCCCCCTGCACTGCCATCCTCCACCCTCCCACCGACCCCCCTCCCTGACCCCCCAGGATGCAAATTCCTGGTCTGCGGCCCAAATTCCAAATCTGTCCAAATCACAGGCGGAACAACAACTTGCATAGAttcacacacatactcccacctCCCCCCTGTGCCCCCACTCACTGGTCACGCAACGCACCTGGTTTCATTTCAAATCACCCTCCACAGCTTCACAACTCACTCCCCCACTCACCCCCCATCTATCTATCCTTACCTCCCccatctttttctctctttctgtacagCCACTTAGTTTCCTTCACTCTCGTCCAATCTGACACAGACAGATATTTATAGCTTGGGAGAGAAGTTGGTGGAATGTGGACAAAAAAAAATTgctaaggagagagggagagagacaagccCTCTTGGAAAAGTGGTTAGCTTTTCTAACTACCAATAAATATTTAAACTGGAGGTCCTTTCTGGAtgatatacagagacagacatgttTATATGTAAAAGCATGGAAAGAGTGACTGAAGTAATCATCCATTTCTTCAAGCGGTTTTGTTgtaactacagtactactactttgGCAACACAGTATCTCTTCTAACAATTACATGAAAGCCGTGTACTCCAGGACAGCTCTACTACCGTATACAGACAGAGAAATATGTTCATCCTTTTTACAATATTATTATCGAAGTGTCTAAATTGTTAGTTATAATTTCAAATTCCTAGTAAGACAAGGAAATGAGCGGTGTCATTATTGTCATTACACACACCTAATCATgggttgcttgtgtgtgtgtgtgtgtgtgtgtggggggggggggggggggggggctgtcgtCACAGGAGACATCACTGTCAGAAATCCCCAACCCTCCCCCAGCTGACAAATTGCGCCCCCTCCCGTTGCTGCTACCCAACCCCCAGtggccacacacagacacaattcaCTACGGTCTTAGCATTTCATAATCCACTCAGTCTTATTTTTACTATGCAGATGCATTCCCAATATAGTCATTACCAATATTCATTCATCCATACTGGGGTGTATGAGATTCTAACCACTTCCTTGGCATGTTAAAACTGTGAAAGATCGAAGCGTTACATTAAACCAAAAGGGTCCCAACACCTGCAGCTGCCGTCAGTTTTTTTATCGTAGTACTTTGCATCTGACATTGTAACACAAACAAGCACTCACATCATATGCCCAAATACACACCTTATCTCCTTCACAGATCTGCAATACAATCAGCACAGAGACACCGTCGGTATAAAATCAGTTGActttatttacaataaaaatgaGGTGATATACATGATGACGTCGCAAAGTAGGTCGTCAgaagagacaggggggggggggggactgcatAACGGCATGAAGGACGGAGAAATGTGGGCACTGGCATTAGAGGAGGAAGACatctgacagacagagagcggAGGATTTACATGATGACtgcagacagaaagagggaaagaaGACATGACTCCGATATAAAAGAGGACAGAAAGTTCAGAGCAGACAGTTGAGCGAGGTCTACGTCTCAGTCATGGTACATTTTGAGGATGCAGCTTTTTATCACTCCCATGTACCTGTCCCACACTACCTggtgtctgagagagaggaggaagaaagaagaAGACACATTCTCATTATGAGAACTGGCCAAGGTTCCTAATATGGAGCGATTCTTTGTTAATTCACTTTAAGGAGAGGCCTATGTTTTAATATGGTTGTCTGATGAATATGTCTTTGCTGAGTGTGTCGTGGTGCAGGGTTGTGTAAACCGTTAACTACATTCCAGAATGGCTGCGCTAGAAACAAGGTAACTATAGTTTAAAGAAATGTGGAGAGAGATGCAGTGACACCCACTGGTGACAACTGGGATGTGAATATGAAGAAAAACATAAAACAGCCTGTGACCTTGATGAGTGCCAGACAGCACAATATGCATAACAATTATATTATACTCACTTGAATGTGTCGAGTACGTGTGCAGAGTTAGTGTAGTGAGTGAGGTAGAGTCTCATGTCTCCTGCTGTCCATTTGTCTGACCGACACGGCTCAATGAactggcagggagggagggggaaagatgACATCAGTCTCATGGGCAGCAGAAATGTCTGTAGACCTTATTGGCCTCGTAACCCAGAGCCAGTGTTGAATATAGAGACGAAAGATGTAGTACTACACTACTAATGATTTATAAATGTACCTTTTCCACCAGATCAATGAAGAAGTCTCTGACTTCTTTTGTGTTGGTTAGTTTGGCAGCAATGTTGACAAGGCCTCTGGAGAGATTCTTTGGCGAAAATAGAGAGAAGAGTTTGTTTCAAATATTTATCAAATAATGAAAAGCTTTTTGATACTGCAGTTTAGAAATAATTGATACTGCAGTTTAGAAATAATTAAACTCAAGTGAACTGATTGAATTAGACAACGTACATGCACATTTGACCCCATATAACCATGGTTACCACAATTACTATTGACTGATTTACAGATTGTTGTAGTAGGCTGGACATCACCTATGAAACTGGGTGATGTCCAGCCATGTTGGATAAACACAAGCATGTGTTGTCACTCACCTTGAAGTTGGCTTCCATCTCATTAAATGCTTTGGTCTTCCCCCGGAGAGCCGTGCACACCAAACTGAGTGGAGCAGAGGGGACGAGAGAAAACAGGAGCAAGGGCATGAGGGACCTTACCAAATATTATCATTCATAATAATAGAACACACATAATATGGAGAGAAATAAAAATCTTTGAATTCTTGACAggaacttaaaaaatatatatatatcaataacATACACATCAGGCGATCAATAACAAATCAACCACACTCTCATGCCTCTTGTGCTGGTCCAGCAGATCCCTGTCAGTGATTAAAATCTTCAGTTCTTTTAGATCTTGTAAGAACTCCTTCTCAAGATCCACATCCATGTCTTCCACCATGTTATCTGAGAAGACAAAACTACTTCAGACCTCTGATGTTGCCATATTATATTACAGTGCTGGGATCGTATAATTGTTTGCAGAACTTCAATTATAATGCGGGTCTCATAGGGAATCAGGACTGATTGCACTGTACAACTGCAGATCTGATAGACCAGGCAATCACCCAATGCTCCCACTGTCCAGTTGCTGATGAGCTGCCCTGCACAGAAGGCAAAGTCCTGGAATGTAAGATAGTGCAGCTTCTTCTTCCCCGTCTCAAAGCGATTATTGGCAAAGAAAACGATGGCAGCGTAATCCCTGAGAAGAGGAGACACAGGGGagttttataaaaataaaaaataaaaacagatagaTACAAGATTTAAATTCTACTATTTTCTACTCTTACCTGGCCAGCTTGTCAGAGAGAAGGAAGTGCTGACGAATGTTCTCCACCAGGGGTCCCTTCAGTTCCTCCACAACTTTGAATACACGCTTGAAGTTATCAAACTAGGAGAAAAAGGTGATAATTCAGAAGTCCACACGTAGAAAAACAGTTACATTTGGCCTTAAACTTGCAGGGTCTAGAGCTCTGTAGCTCATAGAATCTGTACAGGCAGGACAGTTTCACTAATGTTACAGGTCAGAGATATAGTCATTGTTATTGGGAGAGTCCGTCTTAGGTTTTTGCTACCTGCCGCCTGCAGCTCTTCAGTGTGACACCAGTCTTTGCACTGACGTCATCAAGGTCCTTCTTGGTCCCCTTTGAGAGCTTCTTCCCAAGGACCTCTCGCACAAACACGCTATCGAACGCATAGTACCTTtacacagaggagagacagacagattagGTGACGTTTAAGCCAGAGGAAGATAAGATATAAAGATGTGTATCAGGAGTTGGTAGAGCACCTCTCTATGAGCATGACCTGGCGATGAGGTGGGATCTGGAACAACAACTGATTGGCCAGCTTCACAGGGCTGTGTAGAAGGCGCTCACACATCTGGAAGGTTCTGTACTGGTCCATGGTGTCACTGTGCAGAACCTCAGCACTGGCCTCACacccctccaatacccctcccTCCATACGAACCTTCACTGCATCATTCACTGAGGATGGGGCAGAAAGGTAACAGGATTCACGGTTTACGTCACAGAGAATTTGATTAAATAACTTTGATGGATGACTGTGTCTAGTATATCTATGTGTGTGAGTTGGTTAATGTTGTGGCCCAAACCTGTGTAGCCATCCAGCCATAGCTGATAGACTTCCTCATCCATAATGGTGGTGTTAACCACAAACACATCAAGTTCAACTGACATCTATGCAGAAACaagaaaaaatgttttaataagcTTCAACGTTTTCATTTAACTTAGTCACAATACCTGTGGAATATCATTAACCATAATTACTGTACTAAGTTATCAAGTCAAGGTAGCTAGCTACTTATTATATTAACTAAAGTTACATACATTATCTGACTAAACAAGAAGATTCTTACCCTTTTAAATTATAGTTCCAATATTCTATATTGTTTTTTTAAACTAGGAGTAATAATCCATAGGCTGTCCAGAATTGGTAAATGAACGTTGGTTAAGGTGGCTAGCGAGTTGACCAGCGATTATCACCCAAGATAAAACAGGTGAAATATGAATTAGTATCTAAAAACATATCGGATAATAAcctcatataaaatatatatttactacAGGAGACATTCCCATCCGTTGCTAATGCTGTAGTGATGCCCTTTAAAAAAACACCAGAAAAGACCTGTCAACAACAGACTTGCTTCCATACAGCTGAGCACTTCC is a window from the Oncorhynchus clarkii lewisi isolate Uvic-CL-2024 chromosome 14, UVic_Ocla_1.0, whole genome shotgun sequence genome containing:
- the LOC139366246 gene encoding acidic fibroblast growth factor intracellular-binding protein B-like isoform X1, which produces MGMSPVMSVELDVFVVNTTIMDEEVYQLWLDGYTVNDAVKVRMEGGVLEGCEASAEVLHSDTMDQYRTFQMCERLLHSPVKLANQLLFQIPPHRQVMLIERYYAFDSVFVREVLGKKLSKGTKKDLDDVSAKTGVTLKSCRRQFDNFKRVFKVVEELKGPLVENIRQHFLLSDKLARDYAAIVFFANNRFETGKKKLHYLTFQDFAFCAGQLISNWTVGALDNMVEDMDVDLEKEFLQDLKELKILITDRDLLDQHKSLVCTALRGKTKAFNEMEANFKNLSRGLVNIAAKLTNTKEVRDFFIDLVEKFIEPCRSDKWTAGDMRLYLTHYTNSAHVLDTFKHQVVWDRYMGVIKSCILKMYHD
- the LOC139366246 gene encoding acidic fibroblast growth factor intracellular-binding protein B-like isoform X2, whose translation is MSVELDVFVVNTTIMDEEVYQLWLDGYTVNDAVKVRMEGGVLEGCEASAEVLHSDTMDQYRTFQMCERLLHSPVKLANQLLFQIPPHRQVMLIERYYAFDSVFVREVLGKKLSKGTKKDLDDVSAKTGVTLKSCRRQFDNFKRVFKVVEELKGPLVENIRQHFLLSDKLARDYAAIVFFANNRFETGKKKLHYLTFQDFAFCAGQLISNWTVGALDNMVEDMDVDLEKEFLQDLKELKILITDRDLLDQHKSLVCTALRGKTKAFNEMEANFKNLSRGLVNIAAKLTNTKEVRDFFIDLVEKFIEPCRSDKWTAGDMRLYLTHYTNSAHVLDTFKHQVVWDRYMGVIKSCILKMYHD